CGGACTGACCACTGTCCCCACCGCACCCAATGCGAGCATGGCAAGCAGAAGCACACACAACCCTGCCATCCGTTCGGGGTTCTGGCGCAGCCGCTGGCTGTACATCGCAACATACATTGCGATGATGCTGGTAATAAGTGCGACACCGGCGACCACGCTCAAGCGCGGCATCCACAGCACTGGCAACGATGCGTTGTGTCGATACTGCATCGATTCCTGTCGATAATCGTTGATGTGAGACTGCGTAATCACCGCGCCACGTTCAACAATCGTGTTGCCCTTGTACATGCGTCGAATAACCGGCTCGACTGTCAGTTCAGCCGCGTACTGCTTCTTTTCTGTTGCTTCGCTATCGAACGAGTATGTCGGCACTGCAAGCTCGGAAATTCCTTCGACCGCGATGTCGAGCAGTATGCCATTGAATCCAGCATCGCGCGCCAACTTCCGAAGCTCATCGCGAAATCCCTGCGTGTCATCGATGTTGATCGCGTTTGATGGCGGTGTCAGACCAGACTGACCTGCAAATCGAAGCTCCAGCATAGCTCGCTGACCGATGCGTGCAGCTTCCTGCCATTGGCTTGCGGAGAGCAGCGGACGCTTCACGAGCATCTCGCGCAACGCAGCAACTCGACTCAGCCACGCGCTGCTCGGCTCAGATCCTGAAACTTCCAGCTTTAGCGCGTTGAGCCGCTCATCGTTTAGCGAGAACTGCTTCTTTGTCTGGGCATTGACATCATTGAGACTTGTCACGGATGAAACGACACGAGGAAGCTGCTGCAACTCAATTATCGGCACATCAACCGACGCTGGGTCGCCAATGTAAATTGGCGAAACCCGATTCCTTGCGTCATCAATCCGCCGCTGGGTTGTCTCCTCATCCGGAACAGCGATCTCGACACGCACTGTGAGCGTTTGATCGGCGATCCGACCCACAGCGAGCATCGGACGCTCGCGAGCCCATATCGCAAAGATCCCAGCAAGCAGCGTAAACACCAGTCCGATGACAAGCGCCCATCCAAATCCCGGCGATCGCCACAATGCGATCAGCGACTTGCCGAGATCGACCCGCTGTTTGCGGATACTCGTGCGACGATGTGTCGAACCGTTGCGTCCCTTGCGTTGTGACGTTTCGTTTGCCATTGGATTATCTGTTATTTCTGCATATTTTCGCGGGAGCTTTGTGGCGCTTCATCATCGAATGCCCGGACAATTCTTCCAACAAGATCGTGGCGCACTACATCCTCAGCCTGAAGCTGGATCACACCGACACCCGGAACGCTGCCCAGTCTGCGGATCGCATCTGTGAGTCCTGACTGTCTCGGATCGGGCAGATCGGTCTGCGTTGTGTCGCCCGTCACGATCATCTTCGAGCGCATGCCCATGCGCGTCAGGAACATCTTCATCTGTGCGCGTGTCGTGTTCTGCGCCTCATCAAGGATAATCACCGCATCGTTCAATGTTCTTCCTCGCATGAACGCGAGCGGCACGATCTCAATGACATCAGACTGGCAGAACCGGCGTACCGAGTTCGGGTCCATCATATCGTTGAGCGCATCGAGCAATGGGCGCAGATACGGATTCACCTTCTGCTGAAGATCACCCGGCAGATACCCGAGTTTCTCGCCCGCTTCTACTGCTGGGCGCGCAAGCACGATGCGTCGCACCTGATCTGCCTTCAGCATGCTCACCGCTGCCGCAACCGCAAGATAGGTCTTGCCCGTGCCTGCCGGTCCTGTTGCAAACACGAGATCGTGCTCGTGGATTGCGCGCAAATACGCTGCCTGGTTCTGAGACTTTGGCTTGATACGTTTACCCGCAATATAGACATCGACAATCGTCGGCACCGTTGTCTGCTCACGCGGGGGCAGATCGTCATCGAGAAAATTGAACGAATGGGATGGTGTGCTCTGCTGCTGTGGCATTGGTGCAAAGGTGTGTGCCGCATGCTGGACCGCGTGTGAGGCTGCACGCTCACGATCGAATCCCGCAGGCGGCTGGTTCAGCTCGTCATCGTCGGCAACGGGGTTCGGCGGGCGCAAGCGATGGCGATCGGAATACTCAGCAATAATCTCAAGCACTTCCGATCTTGTGTACGGCTGGGCGCGGTTTGCCGAAAGATGGGAGATGACATCACGCGCGATCGCGACAGCATCACGCTCGCCCGAGAGCACCACGTCGGCTGCGCGGGAAACCACACCGATGCCCAGCGTCTCGCGGAGCATCTTCAGATTCCGTTCAGCCGAACCAAGCACACGGACACGCTCAGCGCCGGGGGGCACTCGAATGCTCAACTCCACCACGCGACGAACACTCCCAAGCCGCACGGATACCGTGCCGCTGTCCAATCCATCCTCGCACGCAACAGAGGAGTTCCCGCTCTGTCAGCGTGCATTTCTTCATCCCGAGTGTAGGAGCAACCCGTCCTCTTCCAAAGCAGGGCAGCACCACATCGGGTCCATCCTCTGCGCATCGGGCCGGCTGGCACTGGTTCTGGTGTTCGCATCGCTGGTCGCAGGATGTGCGTCAAAAACTTCCGATAACTCTCAGTCCGGCTTTGAATCATCCTCAGGAGAACCCGATGTCGCGGCGGAAATGGTCGACATCGATCTGATCAATGCATCCAACCTTCCCGACCCATGGATCAGGCAGCCATACACCGAGCGGATTGTCACAGCAGACTTCAATGATCTCGGATCGGCCATAGGAATCGGCACAAGTAAGGCGGAACTCGCAACACAGGACATCGCAACGCCAACCCCCGATATCGTCCGTGTCGAGTGCCTGAATGTCAGCGATGATCGCGTACATCTTGAGTGCGTCTGGCTCGACGCGCCGCAGAATATCCACGAGCATGATTTTGACGACCCTTCGTTTGGCGACAACGTACGGATTCGGCTTCGCGCACGCACCTTTCCGTTCGCCAATGCACAGCTTGAGACAAAGCTCATTGATGGGGTCGTGCGCAGGCTCTCTCAACTCCATGGCGTACGGGTTGCACCCGTGCGATAGCAGAGATCAGTTATGCTCGTTTGGGTGGTAGATGAATAATGAACTCCACCTCGCGCTGCATGAGCACGCTATGGATCGTGGAAGTGTCGCCATCACGTACCAGTCCGAGCCTGTCGAGCAACGGGAACGACGCGCGCTCGACCGTTCCAACGGTTGGGGTGAGTCTGTCGTGCCAGATTGAGTATGTGCCAAGCCTGCCATCGCGCCGCGTGAAGTACCCCTTCATCGGATGCGTCAGCACGCGGAATCCGGTCTCAAAGTCATCGAAACCCTCGAACACACAAGCATCCTGCGTGACAACTGTGCCGGTGTCTTTCAATGTGACATCAGCTGGTGCCCATGTGCTCTCGGTTTTCATGGCATAGCGCGAGAATCGGTGGTGTGGTTCGTCGTATGCGCAGTCAAAGACAATGCGCCCGCGATGCCAGGGAAGTTTCCAACGGTGCTTAGGGACCGCGTTGTAGATGGTACCGAGTGTCGTGCCGAAGAACCACACCACGTGCTCGCCAGTCTGTGTGTCTGTGACATACGCGCGGTAGTTTGTTTGGCCGAACGTCCACGTCTTCCACGGGAAGCACGCAAACCTGAAGTCTGTATCAAGGAACGGCACAACCGAGACAAGCCCGCGCTCGCTGCCATCATCAAGCGTGATGCGATCGACCGTGAATCGCGGATGGATGTGCGACTGAAGCACATCCGGATCGACCGCATACGTGATGATCGCAAAGTGCGCGAGCATCGTTCTGACATCAACACCCCGCGGCACGGGCATTGGTGGAACCGACCATGAGGCTGATGTCTCTGATATGCTCATACCGTTGCAGTCTCTGAAACCAGAAAGCACCTGAAATGCGGGAATATGCTCCGCATTGCCAGTTGATTTGCTGTATTATACAGAGCACCTGATTGCATCTGTCTGTATGAGACTCGAACATGGCATCAACCAAGACAAGTCGGCACCCCGGCGTCTTCACCGGTCGAATCAGATGGTGGGAATGGCTGATCATCGCGGGCAGTGTTATCTATTTTTATGTTGTTCTATCAGTGCTGCTGGCTCAGGTGCCAATGGTCATGCCCGTCTTCGTTGGCACCATTGCCGGCAGCTTCTGGGGCATTTTCATCGTGTTCACAGTCAGAGTGGTTGTAAAAATAAGCTCCAGTCTGTCAAAGCATGTGGACAAGATCTAGGGTGACGATAATCAGCAAATCAAAGTGGATTCTCAGGCTCGTCAAACTTCGATTGGTCAGGCTTTTTCTCATTGTTGCTGTGATCGGGTTTTATCTGGGCACGAGGCCCTGGTACCTCGGCGGCTTCGCAAAGCCCCCGATATTCTCGACAATCACCGATCCGCGACCGGGTGCAACCGGCACCCTCGAAGTGCTGGTTTGGGAACAGCACGTGCGTTCTCTTTGGCCAATCCATTCTCACGCAAGCGTAACTATCACAGAGCACGTCCCACCCGGCACATACCAAAGTATTGAAGACGAGACTGTGATCCGTCAGATACTGGAATCTGCTCAGAACCCGACGTATCGATACTTTGCCCGCGAATCAAACAGATCTCGCATTCTCTGGAAAGGCTTTCTCCTCTCAGGAATAACAAGCGCACTTATCGCTGTAGCGATTCTGCTGTGCATCGTGCTCATTGTGAACTCTGTACTGCAATGCGACGTAGAGATTTTTGGCACCTGTCACAAGTGTGGATATTCGCTCCGAGGACTTCGAGATCCGATCTGTCCGGAATGCGGCGCTGCGATCAAGTTAGCGTCACAACGCCATTCGGCAGAGCTGTGACTGCCCAGGAGTGTTACCCCGGTCTCACCCAGTTGGTGTCGGGGTCCTTTTCCATCATGCCAGCACACTGGATGATGCACTGCTCGCAGATCGCTGCAGGGCTGAGCTGCGCCTGCGCAAGATCTGGTGCGCCCGGCGCGTCGTGGTCATAGTCTGCCCGCTGCCAGTACTGAGACTCGCGATGCTGGAGACACAACGTGCAGGCTGTGATCTCCTCGTGCGCGATACCAGCGCGCTGGATGACAACCTCGCGGCAGGCGTCGGTCAGACACTCCATACAGATGAGTGAGCCCTTGTGCCCCTCGACCATGGGCAGCTCTTCGCGCCAGCCACGCAGACAGAAATCGCATCGGAAGAAATCGTTGCCTGTGGAGGTTTCATCGTGCATCTGGGAAAACTCTTGGATTTGGGCGCAGGAGTGCGGGTCTTTCCTGTATACTCCGTGTCAGCAGTTGTAATGCAAGTGTAGCTGAATGCACATGCTCGTGAAACAGACTCGTGGGTGGATCATGCGTTGGAACAACCGACCATCGGAATGGGGCGCGCCTCCGAAAGATCCTGGCGAGCGGGCTCGCTGGGAGACCGAGCGGTTCATCAACTGGGCGCTTGCGAACAACGTGCAGCTTCCACGGATCCCCACGTGTCCGGTGTCTGAGGGCGGGTTTGCCTCACTCCACACCGATGAGGGGCAGCAGCGGGCTGCGATGTGGTGGGAATCTACGCTCGATGCAGTTGAGCGTGATCCAGACGATCTGAGTGAGGTCGAGTTTGACGATCCAGATCTGCCCAATGACCGGTTCAAGGGGCCGCTCTAATTCACGCCGAACAATGCGAGTGCCACTTTGGACACGCAATCTGTACCTTGCGCCACGAATGTGTTTCCGGGCGTAAAACCCTCGTTTCGTCCTGAAAACCACTGGATCAATCTGGTGATGAGGCCGATACACACGCAACACCGGCACGAATCTGGCGCAGTTTTCACGCATTCCTGCCGGGATGGGTTCTAAAGTCTGCTCCACAGAGCAATGAACGACTTGCGGAGATCCGGCACATGGCTGACGAGCAGACATCGACGAAGCAGACAACCTGGCTGACCA
Above is a genomic segment from Phycisphaeraceae bacterium containing:
- a CDS encoding PhoH family protein; amino-acid sequence: MPQQQSTPSHSFNFLDDDLPPREQTTVPTIVDVYIAGKRIKPKSQNQAAYLRAIHEHDLVFATGPAGTGKTYLAVAAAVSMLKADQVRRIVLARPAVEAGEKLGYLPGDLQQKVNPYLRPLLDALNDMMDPNSVRRFCQSDVIEIVPLAFMRGRTLNDAVIILDEAQNTTRAQMKMFLTRMGMRSKMIVTGDTTQTDLPDPRQSGLTDAIRRLGSVPGVGVIQLQAEDVVRHDLVGRIVRAFDDEAPQSSRENMQK
- a CDS encoding DUF2071 domain-containing protein produces the protein MPVPRGVDVRTMLAHFAIITYAVDPDVLQSHIHPRFTVDRITLDDGSERGLVSVVPFLDTDFRFACFPWKTWTFGQTNYRAYVTDTQTGEHVVWFFGTTLGTIYNAVPKHRWKLPWHRGRIVFDCAYDEPHHRFSRYAMKTESTWAPADVTLKDTGTVVTQDACVFEGFDDFETGFRVLTHPMKGYFTRRDGRLGTYSIWHDRLTPTVGTVERASFPLLDRLGLVRDGDTSTIHSVLMQREVEFIIHLPPKRA